TTTCCCCGGTTATTCCTCCTCATAGAGAAGGGATACGCTTCTTTGCGTAGACGTTCGGGAAGTCATCCGTTCAAGGACAGGTTCTCACTGATGTTTAATCAGAGGTGGTGGTGTGTTCTTCAAGACACCTGAGCTTGGGCCCTGCTTCATCTTAGCGCTGACACAGGCCCAGGAGctgggcaccccccccccccgcacccttCCCTCGCTTGGCCACCGCGTCGTGGGAAGGGGCTCCCGAGGACAACAGCGCAGACTCCCTGCATCAGCGCAGAGCCAGGTTTGCCCCCAGCCGGCCTTTCCCACAGACACTGACTGAACAGGGAAGACCCTGTGGGaacgtggggtgggggtgtgctAATAgtctggaaacaaaacaaagctttttGTAAAAATTCCTGATGCCTTGATATGCCAGATCAGCTCACGCAGTTGTCGTACGTACTCTGATTTCCCATTTCTCCTTGATCTCTCCCTGTTAGGACTTTCTGAAGATGTTTTCCCCTGATGTCTTCCGGCTCTTCTGCATGCGGAGCAGCTACAGGTCAGGTGAGCGAGACGTGAGGCCCGTGTGCACTCAGGCGGCCCAGGGAAGAGTCCTCTGACAGCGCTTGGGGAATGGCTGAACACGGGCTAATGCCTGAAAGGAAGCCGGAGGATGCACTGTTAGGAAGCATAATCCCAGCTCCCAGCCAGAAGGTTCCAGAAGCTTGTCTCTTGGAGGTCATGGGTTTTCCAGTCGGCCTCCAGCTCTCCTCTGTGTGGGTCTGGACGCGGGGCCCGGGTGGAGGGCATGTTCTCAACATGCAGTGAAGCACTGAGTTTGAGAGCCTGTCCTCGCTCCCTGTGCTGGAATACAGAGCCCTAAGTCCCCACCGTTGGCTGGTCTCCCAAGAGGTGGTGTAGGGCCCAGGGGTCTCTCCTGCTTCCCAGAGTCACCTTTCTCAGCAGGAGTGAACCCCTTGGCCAAAGCATATTGGGAATGGTGCTGAGGCCCGGGTCAGGGTAGACCCTCATGATCCGAGTGGGGCGGGGGAGCAGGTGTCCTGCGTCCGCAGCTTGGCTTCTGGCTGAGAAGCGCCAGGCCTGCAGAGTGCCTCCCGCGTCCCCTCCACAGCCATCGACTACAGTGACGGCACCATGCTCGAGGCCAAGCACCTCCTCCTGGCGGCGGCCGCGTTTGTGGAGGACGCCCGGGCCTACATGAAGGGGCAGCTGGTATGCGGCCCCGTCAGGGACGATGTGCTGTGGGACAGGTAGGTACCCTCCCAGCATCCACCCGAGGGTCGCGGGCGCCAGACGTGGGGCTGCCTGAGACGGGAGAGGCTTTCGGAGGCTGAGGTCCCCCGGGGCTGCTGGTGCAGGAGGTGCCTCGGGTGAGTCGGGGGTCCTGTTGGGGAGAGACGAGGATGCCCTGTGTGCGGGGTGGCTGTGAGGGGGGGGTCACACCCGAGCCTGGACAGGCGCTCACTGGCGTTTGTCGGTGAGCCATGCAGAGGCTCTGGTCACCTTGCTCCCCGGGTAGGAGCCCAGTCCTTGCCCATGCCTGGAAATCGGGGAGTCTGCAGGAAGTGGGGTGAAGACCAGTAatggtgggcagtggggagctCGTCCTGGAGACAAAGCTTCAGTGTCTGAAGCAGCAGGCGTGCAGGAGGGAGGGCTGAGGGGCGGAGCGTCCCTGCCGTggctggggaaggaaaggaggtggggagagcgggctggcgggcggggggcggggctccAGCAGCAGAGGGAAGGACGCGGAGAGGCTGCAGCCCGGTGCGGGAAGCAGGACACCCTCAGAGCCCGATGGGGGCCGTGTCCTAGGCCTGACGTGGCCCCAGGGTCCCCGGACCCTGCGCCCGGCAGGCCCGCTGCTCAGAGGCTCAGGCTGTCGGCGCGCAGGTGCAGCTCacaagggggtgggggcggggcatgAGCAGCCTCCCTCCGCCGGGACCTGGGGCCACCCTCCCCCTCAGGGAGGCCGGGCCGTCGTCGTGGGAGCAGGTGTCCTGCCTACGggctcctggggaggggggccaCATCGTGGTGCATAATGCAGGCAGCTGACCACGCGGCATGCTGTCGTGTGACCCTTCTCACCGCTGCATCTGGAAGCCGCTGCAGGTGCATGGGGTGTGCTCAGACCCGGGGTTAGGGGCGTCCCCCGGACTCGGGGGTGCGGGACGCTGCCGCACTGATCTTACCCGTCAGGACTGTCAGCGGGGTGTGAGGCCGGCCTAGGAGGGTGGGGGGCGAACTCACAGTCACTTCTGTGCTGGGGGGGCCGGGCCGGTCCAGGGGCTGAGGAGCACCGTGTCTCTCCCAGGCTCCGCCATGCCCAGCAGGCCGTGAAGGCCGCCCTGGCGGACGACTTCGACACGCCCGCGGCGGTGGACGCCGTCATGGACCTCATCCACCACGGGAACAGACAGCTGACGGCGCCCGCTGAGGTGCGTCCCGGACGGGGCTATAGGCCGGGTGGTGTGGTGGGGGCTCCCTCCTCGGGACGGCACAGCCGCCGCCCTGCCAGCTCCCTGCGGTGGCCTccgggccccccccccacctcccccggagcagggaggtCCTGCACACGGACAGGCGGCATCCGCCCGTTTGCTCAGGGGACTCTGTGGAAGCTGAGCTTGCTGGCACGTGAAATAGGACTTGGGGGGAAGCCGTGGGTGGACCCCACTGCCCACGCAGCCCGGCCCTGCTCTGGGCTTGGCGCCAGTCCCGTTGATGGGTCTCCGTGTGTGCGCCAGTGACCTCCCAGAGACCCGCCCGCGAACACCGTCGCACGGGGGGTCAGGTGTCAGCATCTGGATCTGGGGGACACCAGCACGCAGGCCCTAGCAGATCGCCGTCTCACAGATGGGCAGACAGAGGCGCAGGCTTCCGTGGCGTGCCAGTGAGGGCCCCGCCAGGGCCGTCCCTGCCCAGCGACGGGAGCAGCGACCGGCTGCGTCCGTGTCTTTTTCGTCGTTTCCTTGACTCCTCATGCACCTCTGGGTGATCTGTCGCAGGAACCCGGCGGTCCCAGGAGTCCTGCCGTGTTTGGCTCCATCGTGTCCTACGTCGAACAGTTCTTCGAGACCGTCGGGATTTCTCTGGCGGACAGACAGGTACGCCCTGCCCTTCTCAGTCCTCGCCTGGGGGAGGGCGCCTCTGTGTAGTCCCCACTGTCTCCTCCccttttatgttcattttaatggacaatttcttgaatttatttacGTGCCTAAAATACGTTCCTGAAAAAGCAAACAGGCTCAGAGCTAGTGTCTTATTACCTGACGCTGCAGGGATTCCGAGCAGAACCCGTGGCCCCCCTTGGCTGCAGACCGCGTGCTCTCCGTCTGCACACGTTCTTTTCCCTTGTCTATTCTGAGACTGAGAGTGCAGCTGGGTGCACAGTAGGACACTTTCCGGCCGAGCCCCTCGCTGTCTCCCGTGGCGGGGTCTGggccatccccccactccccggcCAGCCTCCCGCACGACGCCCCTCCTCTCCCCGGGGCCCCGCTCCTCGCcagcaccctccccaccctgctccactGTGAGGCCCCTTCTAGACACTCGGTGAGCAGGTCGTAAACATGGAAAGGTCTGGGCTCCATCATCCGTGTGCTGGGACCACTCACTCTTCCCAGATGGTGCTGTGGAGGCCGCGTGGTGCCTGGCCCTTGTCAGAAACTGCTCGCTCACCTCCCCCTCCTCGACGGCGGACACTGGATCCCGCTTTGGGCTCATGTCTTTGTGACCATAAACACGGTCCTTTATCGTGGAAGCAGTAACCGAGGATTCTGTAGGTTTGAGAAGCCTGACCCCGAGTTGTAGGATGCGTTGTTTCCACAGACAGGCACTAGGATCCCCTCCCCGTAAGGAAGGAGAAGTCGTGTAGGTCGCAGAGGGCCTGATCCACTGAGACCTCCGGCTGGCCGTGGAGACGGTCAGTCTGTGAACAGGCAGTGAGAGCGTACGTGTGTGCGAACTACAGGCGAGGCGGACGTTGCTCTCCGTGTTTGGTCAGAGAACAGATTCGGTTTCGGGAGTCAGCATGGCTTGCGCTCCCAGACTCTGCCTAGGGAGCCGGCTGATAAAGACCCCACCTGAGACGGTAGCGCATCTGTGGGATGGGAGGAGGGCGGCCCAGCCAGGTCAGCCTCATGGAGACTGCTCCCAAGGACGCGGACAGGGGAGCCCTGGGTCTGCACCTGCCGGCGGCGTTGGGGAGCTCTGCCTGGTGACCAGGACGTGCAGGCCAGGAGAGCCCTGGGGAGGACGTGCGCTGGGTCAGCTTGGTGCcgagcccccccctccccctccccctcccagctggGCCCCACCGTGTGGGCAGCTACCAGGGCCCTGCTGACGGCGCCGCTCTGCCTGGTGTAGTCTGTTTCAGGGGACAGCAGCCGGGCCACTCTGCACAGCGTGGTGGAACAGCTGGTCCAGTTCCGGCTGCAGGTCCGGCAGTTCGCCCTGGCCACAGGAGCGGCCACCGGGGAGGGCCGACGGCAGCAGCTGCTGGACACGCAGCCCCTGCTGGAGGCGTGTGACGCTCTGCGCCGGGACCTCGTCGCCCACGGCATCAGCATCAAGGTGAGCCGCTGGGCACCGTCACCCCGACGTACTGTGCAAACCGGGCGGCGTCGCACAAACGTGGACCGGGCAGAGCCCGGACGTCCCGAGCCCCCGACCCCAGTGCTGTCAGGAGGGCCGTGTGGAGGCACCGGGCGGGCACTGAGCCCTGACTGGCCCACTTTCCCCTGCTGCTTCCTCCCCAGGACAGGAGCAGCACATCCACGTGGGAGCTGCTGGATCAGGGGACAGAAGGCCCCAGACCGGGGAGCTGACGGCCCCCAGCACCATCCTGTGCTTACAGGAAAGTTTCCCGTTGTGGCTGCTCAGTCACCATTAAAGTCAATCCAACCGATACCATGCGCCTGGGAAGTGGATTCTTCACGGGCCAACACTGGTCCTGATGCTGGCCCCTGGGCCCCGGGCTGCCGTCACGGGAGGACCGTGAGCCCTGGGCGGAGGATGTAAGTCCTATAGGGGGTCCGGGGCAGTGCCGAACTAGGGACGAGGACCCCGAACGGGGCAGCCCTCCcccacagaggggaggtggtCTTCCTACATTTATTTCTGTTACAAAAGTAATGTGTCCACCATAGAAAACCACCGTGTGGTGGACACACTGGTGAGAGCAAGACCCAGGTGTGAGCACAGACCGCAGAGCAGGGGGCAGAACCGGCGCCCACACCCGCTCTCTGTCCCCGGCCAGGCCGCCCTAGGTCCAGCACTGTCGGCGGGCACACCCTGTGGGCGCAGCAGCCAAGTGCACGCTGGGCACGGTGGGGACGCTCCCCAGCCGCATCCCCTGGTCACCGACCTTCAGGACCCCAAAAGGCACTGGTGTCCCAGTCTACAGACGAGGAAACCCGCTCAGAAATGGACCTGCCGACAGTGACCCAGCTCGCGCAAAGATCCCACCTGGCAGGCAGGCCCTTGATGAGGACACCCAAACCGGGTTCCTTCAGTAGAGGGGGATTACTGTCCCCTGATGGCCAGATGCCGAACGTGGCCACCCCAGCGTACTTCCGTGCTCTGCGATCTTGGTCTCAGGGTAAAAGCATGTCCTTAGCTGGAGCTAGTGGGTCCATACGGGTTACTGTTAAATCTGCCACTGGCTACTTGAATGTACTCCTCATTCCCATTTGAGCGAGAGGATTTGTACTCAGATcgaaaacataaaaatagttcTGTGACTCCTGAATTTTACCTTCTGTGGACCGAAAGGAGCACGACTACATTGTAACAAGGTGGGTAGGCACTGGTGAGAACTGTAACTGACAAATAGGCTGTTACTTGTTTATCTTGCTGCTGACAGGAAAGCTGAAAGGTGGGTTTGGgctctgtaagaaaaaaatagaaaactccaCACTGAAATAAACCAGATTTGCCTTTTAATGGTTACCAGAATTTAGATGtaatttcccaaaagaaaaaacagtgacGCTTCTCAATTACATATGAAACAAGAgagcaaacattttaagaaatctggttttaaaataggatcgggtgggggcggggggtctgAATCACAGAGCATCAGCCAAGAGGGACATAAAGGATCCAGAGGGGTCCGGTCCTTGTAGAAAGCATCGTGAAACCTACGGTAGTACTCACAAGTGCAGGAACCAACCCTAGGGAGAAAGACACCAGAGAAGCGGCTCTCTGGCCACAGAGAAAACCATCCACCCAAAGCACCATGCAGAAGCCAACCAGAGGCTAACAGGGCATCTCGCAGACAGAACTTCTTTAACGGAATCTATTCCTGAGGACACACCCACTTTCAATGACGATGTTCAGTCCCCCCACCCGGGTGCCCTCCAAATGTCCAGCTTTGTCTGCCTCCTCCCGAGAGCACACGATGGGCCATATCCCAAACGAGGGCTCCGCGACTCCCCCGGGCGTGCTTCCTGCCACCACGGACTTGGGTGCGTGCacgaggaggaggagagggcagagcCGCGGGTATCCCAGAGCCCCACCCGCGTGCTCTGGGCTCATCTTCCAAAAAACCGATCACTGATTGTTCTGAAATACTTCAGTTAAGCACAACCACCAATGCTTACTATTTCTGTCCAATTTCAACCTAATCAGTGTTCAAAATAGCTACAAGAGGGTTTTTAAACAGGATCGACGGGATCCCTGTGAGGGGAAGCACATGggtaaggaggaggagggggacgaACGAGCCCAGAGGGCCCGTGATCCTGATGCGCACAAAGCTCAGTGGCTCGTTTCCTGCTGAGCAGCTAAGAAAAGTTCAGGGATATTTGGTTTGGTGTCACTGTAACATCTCCAGGTCCACATGTAGCCAAAAACCCACCCACGGACCACACTGCTCTGCTACCCCGAGGACTGGGACACAGCATGTGGGTTCCTGGACAAACGCAGCCTCCCCGTCCGCGTGCTGCTCGCTTCCCGGTGCCTCGGCTCAGGTTTCAAAGAGTCTGTGGAAAGCAGGCCCGACCTCTGCGATCATgtcggtggtggtggtggagcgGCCGTGCTTCTGGAAGGCCTGGTGGCTGCACTGCCTCGTGAGAGAGCACGCGCCCATGGCAGCCAGGAGGAGAGGGCTGGACCTGGAGGGGGATGAGCGTCAGACGGCAGGGACCCCCCACCACTGGTTGAGGTTTATAGTGATCTGCAGCCCCAGAGAGGACTACCGAAGACCTGAGAACGTGGGTTCCCGCCACCCTCACCAGATGCCCACGGGGCTTTGTTTCCACGTGTACACACGCCAGGCAGgtgctccctgcctcccagtgTGCCACCACCCCATGGCC
Above is a window of Neomonachus schauinslandi chromosome 3, ASM220157v2, whole genome shotgun sequence DNA encoding:
- the CARS2 gene encoding probable cysteine--tRNA ligase, mitochondrial isoform X2, with protein sequence MVMGITDVDDKIIHRAAEVLPATVYLRVTENIPQIISFIEGIIANGHAYPTAQGNVYFDLQSRGDKYGKLVSVAPGPVREPVDSDKRHASDFALWKAAKPQEMFWASPWGKGRPGWHIECSTISSLVFGSQLDIHSGGVDLAFPHHENEIAQCEAFHQCRQWGNYFLHSGHLHVKGKEEKMSKSLKNYITIKDFLKMFSPDVFRLFCMRSSYRSAIDYSDGTMLEAKHLLLAAAAFVEDARAYMKGQLVCGPVRDDVLWDRLRHAQQAVKAALADDFDTPAAVDAVMDLIHHGNRQLTAPAEEPGGPRSPAVFGSIVSYVEQFFETVGISLADRQSVSGDSSRATLHSVVEQLVQFRLQVRQFALATGAATGEGRRQQLLDTQPLLEACDALRRDLVAHGISIKDRSSTSTWELLDQGTEGPRPGS